DNA from Trueperaceae bacterium:
GAAACTGGGGATCGAGCCGCTGCACCCGATGTTCGCCGCCGACCGGTCGGTGATCTGCACCCTGGGTCAGGCGGTAGCGATGGCCCAGCGATTGGATTCGGCGGCGGTCGGGGTGGTGGTCGACGTCTACCACGTGTGGTGGGACGACCAGGTGTACGAGCTCATCGAACGAGCAACCGGCAGGATCATCGGGTTCCACGTCGACGACTGGCTGGCCCCGCCGCCCGACGTGCTCATGGGCCGCGGCATGATGGGAGACGGCGCCATCGACCTCAGCGGCCTCTTCGAGGCGGTCGCCCGGGCCGGCTACGACGGACCGGTCGAGGTGGAGATCTTCAACCGCGACATCTGGGAGACGCCCGCCGACGAGGTAGTCGCACTCATGAAGGAGAGGTACCGCCGGCATGTCCTGGGCGACGGCTGACCGACCCTACCCGCGGTGGCGCGAGTGAGCATCGCCGCCACGCGCTCTCCAGCGGCCCGCGGCCGCAAGCAGGACCGGGTCTACCGGGCGGTTCGTGACCGCATCCTCTCGGGCGACCTGCCACCGGGCAGCAGGCTGCGGACCGACGAGATCGGTCGCGACCTGGAGGTGAGCCACATCCCGGTCCGCGAGGCCCTCAAACAGCTGCAGGCAGAGGGGTACGTAACGGTAGAACCGTTCGTGGGGGCGAAGGTCGCAGACCTCCCGGTCGAGTGGATAGAAGAGGTGTTCGAGCTCAAGGAGTCGCTCGAATTGCTGGGCGGCCGGGCCGCCTGCAGGTCGAGCGGTGAGGAGGAGTTGGCGGCCATCCGCGAGATCGTGAGGAGGATGGACGGCCTGACCGACGACCCCGAGGCGTGGTCACGCGCCAACGTCGAACTGCACCGGCTCATCTGCACTGCGGGCGGCAAGGAACTCACCGGGCGGATGCTGGGCCGGGTGATGGACCAGTGGGACCTGCTCAGGCGACGCTACCTGGAGGAGGTCTCGGCGCAGCGGCTCGCACAGGCGCAAGTCGAGCACCGGGCTATCTTCGAGGCGCTGGAATTGCGCGACGAGGAGAAGCTGGCGAGCCTGATAAGGGGTCACAACCGCGCGGCCCGTTCGGCCTACCTGCGACATCTGGGGCTGGAGTGACTCAGCTCCGCGCGCTCGAGCCGAGCCCCTCCTCCACGCCCCGCAGGTAGCCGATCGCCCGGGCCGCGGTGGTGGGTCCGTCGGGCAGGTAGACGAAAGGCTCCACCCCGCAGTAGCCCTCGTAGTTCACCTCGTCCAGGGCCCGCAGCACCGAGGCGAACTCGTCCTCGCCCTGACCGGGCGCGCCTCTGTTGCGGTCGTTCAGGTGCACATGGGAGACGATCCCGGGCGGCACCCAGCGCCTGATGAGGTCGGCGACCCCCTCCGACTCGCTCAGCCGGGCCGCCCGGCAATCGATCATGGTGCGGAGCGCCCTGTTGCCTATCTCCTCGACGATCTCCGCGGCCTCCGCGACGGTATTGACGAACTCGGTCTCCTGGACCGAGAGCGGCTCGATGCAGTAGGTGACACCGGCCACGCGGGCAGAGTCGCCGGCTCTGGCGAAAGCCTCCCGGGCCCGCTCCTTCGCCCCCTGCCTGTCCCCCTCGGTCAGCTCGCGTTGCCCGGGCGAACCGTGAACCAGCACGTTGCCGCCCAGGTCGGCACAGAGTTCGACCAGTCCCTCCATCACCTCGAACGTGCGCCTGCGAACTGCCGGATCTGGACTCGTGATCGAGAGCCCCTGGGGGCTCACCAGCAGCCAGTGCAGCGAGCCGACGACGCAGCCGGTCTCCTCGAGCGTTCGGCGTAGCCGGGCTCGTTCGGCGGACGGGACCAGGTGCGGTTCCTCGCCGAGAGTGAACGGCGCCAGTTCGAGCCCGTCGAAGCCCAGCTGCAGCGCCAGCTCGCACTGGGCCTCGAAGCTTAGTTCGCGTACGACTTCGTTACAGAGCAGATAGCGCAACGGCTGTCTCCCATCCGCGCGAGCGTACCGTTCTCCCCCGCCCGCGGCTTCGCGCCCTTCAACCCAACTCCAGTCCGGCCGCCAGCCGCACGGCGGCGCCGGTGAGCGTTGGCGGCCGCCCCTGCAGGCTCATCCGTGACAGCCGCCGCTGCGAAGCGAGTCCGGCTCTTCCCAGCAGCACGGTAGTCAGTTCGGAGTCGAGCACATCCATCAGCACCGGCTCACCCTGCAGGCGCCTCGCGGCCGCCATCAGCAGTTCGCTGATCTGCCCCTCGCCGCTGGCGACCAGCGGCCCCAACTGCCACTGCTCACGGCCCGGCCGCACGATCGCGTAACCGCTGACCCCCGGCCCCGTCCGAGTGAACCAGCCGGCGTTGGCTGGTTCTCTGAGCAGATTTTCCAGCAGCGTTCGTCTATCGACCCCGGTTGCCTCGAGGTCGAAATCGGCGACCTCGGCCAGAGATTCCATGGTGATCGCGGTGGCGCCGGCACTGGACGCCCCGGAGGTGGGCGCAGCGAGCGAACCAGCCCAGCGCTCGACCGCCTGGACGGCCTCGAAGCCGGCTGTCCGGTAGAGCGGCTCTCCGAACCGGGTAGCGTCGAGCCCGACCGCCGCAACACCCGCTTCCTGCGCCAACTCCAGCGATCGCCGCAGCACGGTTCGCCCCAGCCCCCTGCCGCGCTGGTCCTCGCGCACGATCACCATGCCGATCCATGCCAGCCGGTCTCCGTAGGCGATAACCGTGGCCGTTGCGACCAGTTCGCCGTCCTCACGGATGCCTGTTCCGCGGGCCCCGTCGAGCTCCAGCAGCCTCCGCCAGTCGGCCTCGCTCTGGTTCCAGCCGACCTGGCCCGAGAGCAGGACGGCTTCCTCGACAAGCGAGGGTCCGAGTACGATCGTTTCCGGCACCGGATCCTTAGCGGTCTCGGTCGCGGGTGGCGAGCTCGACGGGCGCGCCTGTCCTCGCCGAGCGGTAGATCGCCTCGGCGACCTCCACCGACCGCAACCCTTCATAGCCGTCCACCAGCGGCCCGACGTCGGTTTCGACTGCCCTCAGGAACTCCTCGAGCTGACGCCGGTGGTTCTCGAACGACATCGCCATCGGATCGCTGAACGTCCCCGAAGCCTGCGCCGAGTACCTACCCAGCAACCGCTCACGCTCCTCGTCGGAGACGCCTGCCAGCTGCCACTGTTCGATGCTGTCGTCCTTGACCCGTACGTACCCCTTGTCACCATGGATGTCCATGACCTTCGGCTGGCCGGGGAAGAGCGAGGTGGCCGCGCTGAGTTGGCCCAGCCCGCCGTTGGCGTAGCGGAGAACGGCGACGAGCGTGTCCTCGACCTCGAGGCGCTCGTGTGCCAGCGTCGCGGCGTAGGCGAAAACCTCCTGGATGGGACCCATCAGCCAGAGCAGCATGTCGACCGCATGGATCGCCTGATTCATCAGGGCTCCACCGCCGTCGAGCGCCCACGTCCCGCGCCAGTCGCTGGAGTCGTAGTACGCCTGGGAGCGGTACCACTTGACCGACGCGTCGGCCTGCAGCAGGCGGCCCAGCTCTCCCGCCTCGATCGTTCGCTTGAGCAGACGGTGAGAGTCCGAGAAGCGAGCCATGAAGATAGTCGCCAGCTTCACCCCTGCCTGCTCGGCCGCCTCGATGATGCGCCGCGCCCGTTCGACCGTCACCTCGAGCGGCTTCTCGACCACCACCTGCTTACCGGCCTGTGCAGCCGCGACGGCGGGTTCCAGATGAGCTCCGCTGGGCGTGCAGACGCAGACGACCTCGACCTCGTCATCGGCGACGAGCGAGTTCAGGTCGTCGTACGCCTTGGCGTCGTGCTTCCGGGCCAGATCCCTCGCCTGTTCTGGGCTGCGGCCCAGGACGCCGACGAGTCGGGCGTTGGGTAGCCGTTCTATCGAGTCGATGTGAGCGGCGGAGATGTTGCCGGTGCCCACTACCGCGAATCCGTACTGATGCATGTGCCTCCTCTACCGAGCACCGCCCCGACCGCGCCGCCCCTTCGGCCGCGCCGCTCACGCAGCTGCCGCCGGAGGGGCGACCAGGCGGACCTCTAGGCCAGGACCTTCTCCACGAGCTGCTGGGCCGCCTTCACCGCCTGCTGGGCCGCTTCGGCCTGCGCGACCCCCGCCGGGTCGTAGTGCGGCTCGAGTACCAGCTGACCCCCGTAGCCGTCATGGCGCAGCGCCCTGAGCTGCTGCTCGAAGCCGACCTCCCCACGGCCGACCGGAACGAAGGAGGCGGCGCCGTCGGCCCCTCTGACCACGTCCTTCAGGTGAACGTGACCAACGGAGCCGCCGGGAAGTGAACGGTAACCGCGAGGGAAGGCGTCCTCACCGGCCGCCTGGGCGTTCCCCGGGTCCCAGAGCACCGTGAGGTGGGAGAGCAGATCGGCGGCCAACCGAGCCTCCAGCCCCCTCCACAGCCGGCCCAGTTCCTCGCCGGTGCCGACGATGCAGACCGGTTCGTTCTCGACGGCCAGCACGACGTCGTGCTCGCGGGCAAAGCGGGCCGCATCGCCCAACTTGCCGATCAGGTCTGCTGCGACCTCGTCGCTCCACGGTTCACGCCAGAAGCTGAACACCCGCACGAAGCGAGTGCCGAAGCGCCGGCACAGGCTCGCCGCACGATCGAGCAGCTCGAGTTGTTCCTCGAAGCTCTCCGAGCCGCCGAGAGCGAAGTCGGCCGCCATCGCCCGGGGCTTGCCGTCGAGCGGCGACTTGAACACGGGCGAAGCTATCGCGGTGACGGTCAGGCCGAGTCGCTCGAGGATGCGCTCGGCGCGCTCGAGTTGCGACTCGCTCAGCTGGAGGACGTTCTCGCCCCACATGGTGCGCAGCTCGACGTGCCGGAGTCCCCAGGCCGCCGCCAGTTCGCAGGCCCTCTCGAAGTCACCGGCGACCTCGTCGGTGATGACACCGATCTCGAAGGCCACCCGTTACGAACTCTTCCGCTCGGCGTCCGCGCCGGCAGAACCCCTACGCTTGAACAGGCCCATGAACCACTCCGAGCCAAGCAGGAAGGTGATCAGAATGCTGACCCAGAGGACCAGGCTGATGGGTCGTGTGAAGAAGGGGAGCAGGTCACCGCCGGTGAGAACCAGACCGCGGCGCAGGTTGACGTCGAGGATGGGACCCAGGACCACGCCCAGGATGAGAGGCGCCATCGGGAACTTGAGCTGGCGCAGCGCGAAGCCGAGCACCCCGAACCCGAGCATCACCCAGACGTCGAACGTGCGGCTCGCGATGGCGAAGGAACCGACGGTGCAGAGCACGAAGATGACCGGCATGAGCCGCTCCCTCGACACCCTGAGCACCAGGAGCATCGGCTTGGTGAGCAGCAGTCCGAAGACGAGGATCCCCAGCGTGGCGAAGAAGATCATCGCGGTGATCTCGTAGACGAAGCTGGGGTCGGTGATCATGAGGAGCGGTCCCGGTTGCACTCCGTGGATGAAGAGCGCCGCCAGCAGCACCGCCGCGGGCGCCGAGCCGGGGATCGCCAGGGTGAGGACCGGGATCATAGCGCCGGGCACGACGGCATTGTCGCCCGTCTCTGCCGCCATCAGACCCTCGACGGAGCCCTTGCCGTACTCCTCGGGGTGCTTGCTCGATCCCTTCGCGGCGGCGTAGGAGACCCATGCCCCCATGTCCTCGCCGACGCCGGGGATGAGTCCCATCACCGTTCCGATGAGGCCAGAGCGGATGATGGTGACCCAATACTTGGCGACGTCTTTGATCCGCGGGATGATCGAGTCGGAGGCGTCCTTCACGGCGTTGTAGGCCGGCATCATCATCACGCCCAGCACCTCTGCGAAGCCGAACAGCCCGACCAGCACAGGGAGCAGGCCGAAGCCGCCGGCGAG
Protein-coding regions in this window:
- a CDS encoding GntR family transcriptional regulator, which translates into the protein MARVSIAATRSPAARGRKQDRVYRAVRDRILSGDLPPGSRLRTDEIGRDLEVSHIPVREALKQLQAEGYVTVEPFVGAKVADLPVEWIEEVFELKESLELLGGRAACRSSGEEELAAIREIVRRMDGLTDDPEAWSRANVELHRLICTAGGKELTGRMLGRVMDQWDLLRRRYLEEVSAQRLAQAQVEHRAIFEALELRDEEKLASLIRGHNRAARSAYLRHLGLE
- a CDS encoding Gfo/Idh/MocA family oxidoreductase, producing MHQYGFAVVGTGNISAAHIDSIERLPNARLVGVLGRSPEQARDLARKHDAKAYDDLNSLVADDEVEVVCVCTPSGAHLEPAVAAAQAGKQVVVEKPLEVTVERARRIIEAAEQAGVKLATIFMARFSDSHRLLKRTIEAGELGRLLQADASVKWYRSQAYYDSSDWRGTWALDGGGALMNQAIHAVDMLLWLMGPIQEVFAYAATLAHERLEVEDTLVAVLRYANGGLGQLSAATSLFPGQPKVMDIHGDKGYVRVKDDSIEQWQLAGVSDEERERLLGRYSAQASGTFSDPMAMSFENHRRQLEEFLRAVETDVGPLVDGYEGLRSVEVAEAIYRSARTGAPVELATRDRDR
- a CDS encoding sugar phosphate isomerase/epimerase family protein, with the translated sequence MAFEIGVITDEVAGDFERACELAAAWGLRHVELRTMWGENVLQLSESQLERAERILERLGLTVTAIASPVFKSPLDGKPRAMAADFALGGSESFEEQLELLDRAASLCRRFGTRFVRVFSFWREPWSDEVAADLIGKLGDAARFAREHDVVLAVENEPVCIVGTGEELGRLWRGLEARLAADLLSHLTVLWDPGNAQAAGEDAFPRGYRSLPGGSVGHVHLKDVVRGADGAASFVPVGRGEVGFEQQLRALRHDGYGGQLVLEPHYDPAGVAQAEAAQQAVKAAQQLVEKVLA
- a CDS encoding tripartite tricarboxylate transporter permease; translation: MLEGLTYFLQAILDLLRFEPLFHVAWATILGITVGMLPGLTATLGVALMTTLTLGMAPEYAILILICMYVGAIYGGSRSAILLNIPGTPASAATTLDGFPLAKKGLAGQAMGIATSGSVMGTLIGMFFLATLSPLLAEAALRFQSFEFFWLAVFGVVICGRLTAMGDPLKGWISGFLGLLVAMVGQETIYSYPRFSYGDMNLAGGFGLLPVLVGLFGFAEVLGVMMMPAYNAVKDASDSIIPRIKDVAKYWVTIIRSGLIGTVMGLIPGVGEDMGAWVSYAAAKGSSKHPEEYGKGSVEGLMAAETGDNAVVPGAMIPVLTLAIPGSAPAAVLLAALFIHGVQPGPLLMITDPSFVYEITAMIFFATLGILVFGLLLTKPMLLVLRVSRERLMPVIFVLCTVGSFAIASRTFDVWVMLGFGVLGFALRQLKFPMAPLILGVVLGPILDVNLRRGLVLTGGDLLPFFTRPISLVLWVSILITFLLGSEWFMGLFKRRGSAGADAERKSS
- a CDS encoding GNAT family N-acetyltransferase is translated as MPETIVLGPSLVEEAVLLSGQVGWNQSEADWRRLLELDGARGTGIREDGELVATATVIAYGDRLAWIGMVIVREDQRGRGLGRTVLRRSLELAQEAGVAAVGLDATRFGEPLYRTAGFEAVQAVERWAGSLAAPTSGASSAGATAITMESLAEVADFDLEATGVDRRTLLENLLREPANAGWFTRTGPGVSGYAIVRPGREQWQLGPLVASGEGQISELLMAAARRLQGEPVLMDVLDSELTTVLLGRAGLASQRRLSRMSLQGRPPTLTGAAVRLAAGLELG
- a CDS encoding sugar phosphate isomerase/epimerase family protein — encoded protein: MRYLLCNEVVRELSFEAQCELALQLGFDGLELAPFTLGEEPHLVPSAERARLRRTLEETGCVVGSLHWLLVSPQGLSITSPDPAVRRRTFEVMEGLVELCADLGGNVLVHGSPGQRELTEGDRQGAKERAREAFARAGDSARVAGVTYCIEPLSVQETEFVNTVAEAAEIVEEIGNRALRTMIDCRAARLSESEGVADLIRRWVPPGIVSHVHLNDRNRGAPGQGEDEFASVLRALDEVNYEGYCGVEPFVYLPDGPTTAARAIGYLRGVEEGLGSSARS